CTGATCGATGTAGCCGTGGTTCGGACGGCCCGTGAGGTCCTGGCGCGCGTGGCCTACTCGACGGGATCGATGACCTCGTAGGTGATGCGCAGCCGGTCCAGGTGCGCGGCCATCTCGGCAGCTGCAGCATCCGCGTCGCCGGCCGCGATGGCATCGGCGATCCGCCCATGGTCGTGATGGACGTCACGCCAGAACGCCGCGCCGGCCTTGTCTCGCAGGAATCGGGTGCGCAGTGGCTGATGGACCGACCGGCTCATGATGGACAGCAGGGGGTTCTTCGACGCCCCCACGACCCGGTCGTGGAAGGCCAGACGCACATCGAGGGCGGAGGACACCTCCACCTCCTCCTCGACGCAGATCCGCAGCTGCGTGACATCGTCCTCGGTGCGCCGCTCCGCTGCCAGACGCGCAGCAGGCACCTCGACCATGGACCGGGCCTCGAGCAGATCCTGCACGCTGAGGACCTCGGCGGCCGACAGCAGGCCCACGGACGTCTCCAGTCGGTCGGCGACGTGGGCGGGCGCCGGTGCCACGATGAAGCTGCCGCCGTTGACGCCCCGCTTGGTCTCGATCAGGCCCTCGGACCCAAGCGCCTTCAGCGCCTCCCGCGCCGTCAGCCGCGACACGCCGAAGAGGTCGCCGAGCTCCCCCTCGTTCGGGAGCTTCGCGCCCAGTGACAGGTCGCCCGACACAATTCGGTCGCGCAACTCGCTGGCGACCTTGTCTGAGGCCGACGCCATCCGGTCACCCCTTTCGCGCTCCGTGTGAGATGGCTGGCCGAACCACCTCGGTGACCGAGCGTACCCGCCCGTGAGAACGACCTTCCGTCGCGTAAACATCTGATGTATTGTCCGAGGTCCGAACCGGACCCAGAGGAGAGCAGCCGTGAGCGACCGTTTCGTCATCGACGGGGTGTGCCACCCCTACAACTTCGCGCCGGAGAACCAGGTCGGCCGCTTTGGTCGGATCTTCACCGACGTGATGCACAGCTACTACCCGCTGGTCAACGACCCCGCCACGGCCTTCGACCGGCAGGCGTGGGAGCGGGAGTGGCAGACCGAGGAGTTCATGGACACCATGCTCCTCGAGTCCGACACCGACATCTGCGCCGTCCACACCCTGCCGATCTACGACGCCTACCGGGATGGGCTGACTGCCACCGATAAGGGCATCCAGCTCAAGCGCGACTACCCGGACCGGGTGCTGCTGTACGTCGGGATCGACATGTTCGCCGAGCCGGAGGAGATCGAGGCCGAGGCGCAGATGGCGGTCGAGAACGGCGCCGACGGTCTCAAGTTCTACCCCTCCCGCTACATGGAGGGGCGGACGGAGACGTGGCCGGTGGACCGCATGTTCCCTGCGTTGCAGATCGCGCAGGACGCCGGCGTCACCAACATCGGCTGGCACAAGGTGCTGCCGATCGGGCCGGTCTCGACCGAGGGCATGGGGGTCGACGACGTCTCGACCGCGGCCAACGTCTTCCCCGACCTCAACTTCCAGGTCATCCACGCGGGCTTCATGTTCATCGACGAGACCACGTTCCTCATCGCCAACCACCCCAACGTCTACGTCACGATGGAGGCCTCGATGCTGCTGGCGATCCTCAACCCGCCGAAGCTGCAGGAGATCCTCGGCAACTTCATCGGCTTCGGTGGGCCCCACAAGGTCATCTACGCCTCCGCCGCCG
The sequence above is a segment of the Euzebya tangerina genome. Coding sequences within it:
- a CDS encoding FadR/GntR family transcriptional regulator; the protein is MASASDKVASELRDRIVSGDLSLGAKLPNEGELGDLFGVSRLTAREALKALGSEGLIETKRGVNGGSFIVAPAPAHVADRLETSVGLLSAAEVLSVQDLLEARSMVEVPAARLAAERRTEDDVTQLRICVEEEVEVSSALDVRLAFHDRVVGASKNPLLSIMSRSVHQPLRTRFLRDKAGAAFWRDVHHDHGRIADAIAAGDADAAAAEMAAHLDRLRITYEVIDPVE
- a CDS encoding amidohydrolase family protein translates to MSDRFVIDGVCHPYNFAPENQVGRFGRIFTDVMHSYYPLVNDPATAFDRQAWEREWQTEEFMDTMLLESDTDICAVHTLPIYDAYRDGLTATDKGIQLKRDYPDRVLLYVGIDMFAEPEEIEAEAQMAVENGADGLKFYPSRYMEGRTETWPVDRMFPALQIAQDAGVTNIGWHKVLPIGPVSTEGMGVDDVSTAANVFPDLNFQVIHAGFMFIDETTFLIANHPNVYVTMEASMLLAILNPPKLQEILGNFIGFGGPHKVIYASAAVNPHPQAVIEAMENFQMPEGSPLQLTEEIRDMIMGGTLARLHGIDVEERAAALASDRFSTYKAEHGLRERWTAVNGEPANA